The proteins below are encoded in one region of Silene latifolia isolate original U9 population chromosome 2, ASM4854445v1, whole genome shotgun sequence:
- the LOC141644413 gene encoding non-specific lipid transfer protein GPI-anchored 1 isoform X1, giving the protein MGSQILTAKLVLLTLCLQGLVYMDSGEAAESPSLAVQCGTAIQQVTSCLTFATGKAAEPTKDCCTAVSSMKEKQPVCLCFFIGQAHNGSEQIKSLGIQEAKLMELPSACHLTNASIAECPKLLGISPTSPAAAIFMHNNITSPTPAAPLSSSSTTTSGDNSNGFKHGYGVIAGGFVAVIVSALLCAPTAGNSNFLL; this is encoded by the exons ATGGGTTCTCAAATCTTGACCGCGAAGCTAGTGCTACTAACACTATGCCTCCAAGGGTTGGTTTACATGGACTCAGGCGAGGCAGCAGAATCACCTTCATTGGCAGTGCAATGCGGCACTGCCATACAACAGGTGACTAGCTGCCTCACCTTTGCTACAGGGAAGGCAGCAGAACCCACAAAGGACTGCTGTACCGCGGTGAGCAGCATGAAGGAGAAGCAGCCAGTGTGCTTGTGTTTCTTCATAGGACAAGCTCATAATGGAAGTGAGCAGATTAAGAGCCTTGGTATTCAGGAAGCTAAGCTTATGGAACTCCCTTCTGCATGTCACCTTACTAATGCTAGTATTGCTGAATGTCCTA AGCTTTTGGGTATATCTCCAACCTCTCCAGCAGCTGCCATATTCATGCACAACAACATCACCTCTCCAACACCGGCAGCACCATTATCCTCCTCGTCGACCACCACAAGTGGAGATAATTCAAATGGATTTAAACATGGTTATGGTGTTATAGCAGGTGGATTTGTAGCAGTTATTGTTTCAGCTTTACTATGTGCTCCCACCGCTGGAAACTCGAATTTCTTGCTCTAA